Proteins encoded within one genomic window of Nordella sp. HKS 07:
- a CDS encoding substrate-binding domain-containing protein: MHGLNRVLTAIFFVAAGFGPPAAAQQDGLGAAIELVDPKILRVCADPNNLPFSNEKGEGFENRLAELIARKLGKSLAYTYFPMTIGFVRNTLGAHRCDVIMGYPQGDELVQNTNPYYRTVYTLIYKPDHGLDGVKTLADPRLRDKKIGIIAGTPPATNMVINGLMAKAKPYPLQIDTRFTSSAAQMISDLHAGEIDAGALWGPMAGYYAKVSKEPIVVVPLLHEQRGSRMVFRITMGVRASDQEWKRKLNGLIRDNQKEINALLLEFGVPLLDEHDRPVTQ; encoded by the coding sequence ATGCATGGGCTAAATCGGGTCCTGACAGCAATCTTCTTCGTGGCAGCCGGCTTCGGGCCACCGGCCGCCGCACAGCAGGACGGTTTGGGCGCGGCAATCGAGCTGGTTGACCCTAAGATCCTGCGCGTATGTGCCGACCCCAACAACCTGCCGTTCTCGAACGAGAAGGGAGAAGGGTTTGAAAACAGGCTTGCGGAACTGATCGCGCGCAAGCTCGGCAAATCGCTCGCCTATACCTATTTCCCGATGACGATCGGATTCGTCCGCAACACGCTTGGCGCTCATAGATGCGATGTCATCATGGGCTATCCCCAGGGCGATGAGCTCGTGCAGAATACCAATCCCTATTACCGCACGGTCTATACGCTGATCTACAAGCCGGACCATGGGCTCGATGGCGTTAAGACACTGGCTGATCCGCGCCTCAGGGACAAAAAGATCGGCATCATCGCCGGAACGCCTCCCGCGACCAACATGGTGATCAACGGGCTCATGGCGAAGGCCAAGCCCTACCCGCTCCAGATTGATACGCGCTTCACCTCCTCCGCCGCGCAGATGATCTCCGATCTTCATGCGGGTGAAATCGATGCCGGGGCACTATGGGGACCGATGGCAGGGTACTACGCCAAAGTGTCCAAGGAACCGATTGTCGTCGTGCCGCTGCTGCACGAACAGAGGGGGTCGCGCATGGTCTTCCGAATCACCATGGGGGTTCGCGCATCCGACCAGGAGTGGAAGCGCAAGCTCAATGGCCTGATCCGCGACAATCAGAAAGAGATCAACGCCTTGCTCCTGGAATTCGGCGTGCCGCTGCTTGATGAGCACGACCGCCCGGTCACGCAGTAG
- a CDS encoding c-type cytochrome, methanol metabolism-related: protein MSRRALVAGFLVLSTSIAFSAPPGDPKSVSNEDGKYVDANGDPTYNVASDGTVDWYTFSGYRRYHADCHVCHGPDGLGSSYGPALVESVKRIGYPEFLEVVASGRKDVNTAKQNVMPAFGTNKNVMCYLDDIYIYLRARSTDAIGRGRPQKKEAKPASFTEAETACMG, encoded by the coding sequence ATGTCGCGAAGAGCGTTGGTTGCCGGCTTTCTCGTTCTTTCCACCAGCATCGCATTTTCCGCTCCACCCGGAGACCCCAAATCGGTCAGCAACGAGGATGGAAAGTATGTGGATGCGAATGGTGATCCAACTTACAATGTCGCGTCAGACGGCACGGTCGACTGGTACACGTTCTCGGGCTACCGCCGTTATCACGCCGATTGCCATGTCTGCCACGGGCCTGACGGCTTGGGCTCGAGCTACGGGCCAGCCCTTGTCGAATCGGTCAAGCGGATCGGCTACCCGGAGTTCCTCGAAGTTGTGGCAAGCGGCCGCAAAGACGTAAATACGGCGAAACAGAACGTGATGCCGGCTTTCGGCACCAACAAGAACGTCATGTGCTATCTCGACGATATCTACATCTATCTGAGAGCGCGCTCGACAGATGCCATCGGCCGCGGTCGCCCGCAGAAAAAGGAGGCAAAGCCCGCCTCCTTCACGGAAGCCGAAACAGCATGCATGGGCTAA
- a CDS encoding methanol/ethanol family PQQ-dependent dehydrogenase: MRNLLLSATVCLGAMTAFMSGGAMANDELIKMSQNPKDWVMQTGDYWNQRYSKLNQINADNVGKLQVAWTFSTGVLRGHEGGPLVIGDTMYVHAPYPNTVYALDLSKDGAIKWAYEPKQDPTVIGVMCCDTVNRGVAYADGKIFLYQADTTLVALDANTGKEVWKVKNGDPAKAETGTSAPVVIKDKVLVGISGAEYGVHGSMSAYNIKDGKLVWRGYSTGPDSETLMDPEKTTHLGKPVGKDSGTNTWEGDQWKIGGGTTWGWYSYDKDLNLVYYGTGNPSTWNPNQRPGDNRWSMTIFARDVDTGMTKWVYQMTPHDEWDYDGVNEMILADLDIGGKPRKALVHFDRNGLGYTLDRETGELLVAQKYDPTVNWTTGVDMDPNSKNYGRPAVVDKYSTDHNGEDTNTTGICPAALGTKDQQPAAFSPDTGLFYVPTNHVCMDYEPYKVAYTAGQAYVGATVAMYPTPGSHGGMGNFIAWDAKEGKIVWSIPEQFSVWSGALATSGGIVFYGTLEGYLKAVDAKTGKELYKFKTPSGIIGNVTTYENNGKQYVAVLSGVGGWAGIGLAAGLLNAENAGAWHKAVDQGNIPEDAEKMVGTAGLGAVGGYAGLAKYTSLGGSLTVFALP; the protein is encoded by the coding sequence ATGCGTAACTTGCTCCTGTCAGCAACAGTGTGCCTGGGCGCCATGACCGCATTCATGTCGGGAGGGGCCATGGCCAATGACGAACTTATCAAGATGTCGCAGAACCCGAAGGACTGGGTCATGCAGACGGGGGATTATTGGAATCAACGCTATTCAAAACTTAATCAAATTAACGCCGATAATGTCGGCAAGCTGCAGGTGGCCTGGACATTCTCAACCGGCGTCCTGCGCGGTCACGAAGGTGGTCCGCTGGTGATCGGCGATACGATGTATGTCCATGCGCCGTATCCGAACACTGTCTATGCTCTGGATCTCTCCAAGGATGGCGCGATCAAATGGGCCTATGAGCCGAAGCAGGATCCCACGGTGATCGGCGTCATGTGCTGCGACACGGTCAACCGTGGCGTGGCCTATGCCGATGGCAAGATCTTCCTCTATCAGGCCGATACGACGCTGGTGGCGCTCGACGCCAATACCGGCAAGGAAGTGTGGAAGGTCAAGAATGGCGATCCCGCCAAGGCCGAAACCGGGACCAGCGCGCCGGTTGTGATCAAGGACAAGGTGCTGGTTGGAATCTCGGGCGCCGAATATGGCGTGCACGGATCAATGTCCGCCTACAATATCAAGGACGGAAAGCTCGTCTGGCGCGGCTATTCCACCGGCCCGGATTCGGAAACGCTCATGGATCCCGAGAAGACGACACATCTCGGCAAGCCGGTCGGTAAGGATTCCGGAACAAATACGTGGGAAGGCGATCAGTGGAAGATCGGCGGAGGTACGACCTGGGGCTGGTATTCCTACGACAAGGACCTGAACCTGGTCTATTATGGAACCGGCAATCCATCGACCTGGAATCCAAACCAGCGTCCCGGCGACAATCGCTGGTCGATGACGATCTTCGCCCGCGATGTCGATACCGGAATGACGAAGTGGGTGTACCAGATGACGCCGCATGACGAATGGGACTATGACGGCGTCAACGAGATGATTCTCGCCGACCTCGATATCGGCGGGAAGCCGCGCAAAGCGCTCGTCCATTTCGACCGCAATGGTCTCGGATATACGCTGGACCGCGAGACGGGCGAGCTGTTGGTGGCGCAGAAGTACGATCCGACCGTCAATTGGACGACTGGCGTCGACATGGATCCGAACAGCAAGAACTACGGGCGTCCTGCAGTGGTGGACAAGTATTCGACCGACCACAACGGTGAGGACACGAATACCACCGGAATCTGCCCGGCGGCTCTCGGTACCAAGGACCAGCAGCCAGCGGCATTTTCACCCGACACCGGGCTTTTCTACGTGCCGACCAATCATGTCTGCATGGACTATGAGCCCTACAAGGTGGCCTACACCGCAGGCCAAGCCTATGTCGGGGCTACGGTCGCCATGTATCCGACACCCGGAAGCCATGGCGGCATGGGCAATTTCATTGCCTGGGATGCCAAGGAGGGAAAGATCGTCTGGTCGATCCCGGAACAGTTCTCAGTCTGGTCCGGCGCGCTGGCGACTTCGGGCGGCATCGTGTTCTACGGCACGCTCGAAGGCTATCTCAAGGCGGTGGATGCCAAGACGGGGAAGGAACTCTACAAGTTCAAGACTCCGTCAGGCATCATCGGCAATGTCACGACCTATGAGAATAACGGCAAGCAATATGTTGCCGTGCTGTCCGGGGTCGGCGGCTGGGCAGGAATCGGTCTCGCAGCCGGTCTCCTGAATGCCGAAAACGCCGGAGCGTGGCATAAGGCCGTAGATCAAGGCAATATTCCGGAAGACGCAGAGAAGATGGTCGGCACTGCCGGCCTTGGCGCGGTCGGCGGCTATGCGGGCCTTGCCAAATACACCTCTCTCGGCGGCTCGCTGACGGTCTTCGCGCTGCCATAG
- the gfa gene encoding S-(hydroxymethyl)glutathione synthase — translation MAIAIHPAVDNGIKPAAKDFAGGTLQCKCSSNPVTVSVGAQTAHNHACGCTKCWKPAGAVFSVVAVVPRDKLKVTSNENKLKVVDPNATIQRYACQGCGVHMYGRIENTKHPLYGLDFVHTELSKESGWSPPEFAAFVSSVIESGTKPSEMAGIRARLKEIGLEPYDCLSPPIMDAIATHIAKQTGVLKE, via the coding sequence ATGGCGATAGCGATTCATCCGGCAGTGGACAATGGGATCAAGCCCGCGGCGAAGGATTTTGCGGGCGGCACACTTCAGTGCAAATGCTCGTCGAATCCGGTTACGGTCAGCGTTGGCGCGCAGACCGCCCATAACCATGCCTGCGGCTGCACGAAGTGCTGGAAGCCGGCAGGCGCGGTCTTCTCGGTCGTCGCGGTCGTGCCGCGCGACAAGCTCAAAGTGACGAGCAACGAGAACAAGCTCAAAGTCGTCGACCCCAATGCGACCATTCAGAGATACGCGTGCCAGGGCTGCGGCGTCCACATGTATGGCCGCATCGAGAACACGAAGCATCCCTTGTACGGATTGGACTTCGTCCATACCGAACTGTCCAAGGAGAGCGGCTGGTCGCCGCCGGAATTCGCGGCCTTCGTTTCGTCGGTCATCGAGTCGGGCACGAAGCCCAGCGAGATGGCGGGAATCAGGGCGAGGCTTAAGGAAATCGGCCTCGAACCTTACGACTGCCTTTCGCCGCCGATCATGGACGCGATTGCAACGCACATTGCCAAACAGACGGGTGTACTCAAGGAGTGA
- a CDS encoding S-(hydroxymethyl)glutathione dehydrogenase/class III alcohol dehydrogenase: protein MKTRAAVAFEKAKPLEVIEVDLEGPKAGEVLVEIKATGICHTDEFTLSGADPEGLFPTILGHEGAGVIVEVGKGVTSLKPGNHVIPLYTPECRECEYCLNPKTNLCQKIRATQGKGLMPDGTSRFSYKGKMIHHYMGCSTFSNYTVLPEIAVAKIRDDAPFDKVCYVGCGVTTGIGAVINTAKVEPGSNCIVFGLGGIGLNVIQGLQLVGANMIVGVDLNDEKADWGRKFGMTHFVNPSKVAGDLVAHLVELTGGGADYTFECIGNTKVMRIALEACHKGWGESIIIGVAGAGQEIATRPFQLVTGRVWRGTAFGGARGRTDVPKVVDWYMNGRIQIDPMITHTLKLEDINRGFDLMHKGESIRSVVVY, encoded by the coding sequence ATGAAAACTCGTGCAGCCGTTGCGTTTGAGAAAGCCAAGCCGCTCGAAGTGATCGAGGTCGATCTCGAAGGCCCCAAGGCCGGCGAGGTGCTTGTCGAGATCAAGGCGACAGGCATCTGCCACACCGATGAGTTCACCCTCTCCGGGGCTGATCCGGAAGGACTCTTTCCGACGATCCTGGGTCATGAGGGAGCAGGCGTCATCGTCGAGGTCGGCAAAGGCGTAACGTCGCTCAAACCCGGCAATCACGTCATTCCGCTTTACACGCCCGAATGTCGCGAATGCGAATATTGCCTCAATCCGAAGACCAATCTCTGCCAGAAAATCAGGGCAACGCAAGGCAAAGGGCTCATGCCGGACGGGACAAGCCGGTTCTCCTACAAGGGCAAGATGATCCATCACTATATGGGGTGCTCGACCTTCTCCAACTATACGGTTCTGCCGGAGATCGCGGTTGCAAAGATCCGCGATGACGCGCCCTTCGACAAGGTCTGTTATGTCGGCTGCGGCGTCACGACGGGTATTGGCGCCGTCATCAACACCGCGAAAGTGGAGCCGGGATCGAACTGCATCGTATTCGGTCTGGGCGGCATCGGCCTCAATGTCATTCAGGGATTGCAGCTCGTGGGCGCCAATATGATCGTCGGCGTCGATCTCAATGACGAGAAGGCAGACTGGGGCCGCAAGTTCGGCATGACGCATTTCGTAAACCCGTCGAAGGTTGCGGGCGATCTCGTCGCGCATCTCGTCGAGTTGACCGGCGGCGGCGCAGACTACACGTTCGAATGCATCGGCAACACGAAGGTGATGCGCATCGCGCTCGAGGCCTGCCACAAGGGCTGGGGAGAATCGATCATCATCGGTGTTGCGGGTGCTGGACAGGAGATCGCGACGCGCCCGTTCCAGCTTGTAACGGGACGCGTATGGCGCGGCACCGCCTTTGGTGGCGCCAGAGGGCGAACCGATGTTCCGAAAGTCGTCGACTGGTACATGAATGGGCGTATTCAGATCGACCCCATGATCACCCACACGCTGAAGCTCGAGGACATCAACCGGGGTTTCGACCTCATGCACAAGGGAGAATCGATCCGCAGTGTTGTGGTTTATTGA
- the fghA gene encoding S-formylglutathione hydrolase, producing the protein METRSTTRSHGGIQGVYTHQSDLCHCPMTFAVFVPEHAAGEKLPLLWYLSGLTCTHANVMEKGEYRRAAAEHRVIIVCPDTSPRGDGVPDNADNWKLGGGAGFYVDATEAPWSTHFKMYSYIRDELPGVIEAHFPADMSRQSIFGHSMGGHGAIVGALRNPGRYRSCSAFAPIVHPITADWSRPAFQAYLGDDEARWRQYDAVTLIEDGARLPELLVDQGTADQFLADGLRPQLLQDACRKAGLPLTLRMQEGYDHSYFFISTFMADHIAWHAKRLVAEER; encoded by the coding sequence ATCGAGACGCGTTCGACCACAAGAAGCCACGGCGGAATTCAGGGTGTCTATACGCATCAGAGCGACCTCTGCCATTGCCCGATGACTTTTGCAGTGTTCGTCCCCGAACATGCGGCCGGCGAAAAACTGCCCTTGCTCTGGTATCTCTCGGGGCTGACATGCACGCATGCCAATGTGATGGAGAAGGGCGAATATCGAAGGGCGGCCGCGGAGCATCGCGTGATCATTGTATGCCCCGACACCAGTCCCCGCGGTGACGGCGTGCCCGATAACGCGGATAACTGGAAGCTTGGCGGGGGCGCCGGCTTTTACGTCGATGCGACCGAGGCCCCGTGGTCGACCCATTTCAAGATGTATAGCTATATCCGCGACGAGCTCCCGGGCGTGATCGAAGCCCATTTTCCGGCGGACATGTCCCGGCAGTCCATATTTGGTCATTCGATGGGCGGGCACGGTGCGATTGTCGGGGCCCTGCGCAATCCGGGTCGTTACCGAAGCTGCTCTGCTTTCGCTCCGATCGTGCATCCGATCACGGCTGACTGGTCACGCCCGGCATTCCAGGCCTATCTGGGTGACGATGAGGCGCGCTGGCGCCAGTATGATGCTGTGACGCTTATCGAGGACGGCGCCCGATTGCCGGAACTGCTTGTGGATCAGGGTACGGCGGATCAGTTCCTGGCTGATGGGCTGAGGCCTCAGCTTCTGCAGGATGCCTGCAGAAAAGCCGGCCTTCCTTTGACGCTCAGGATGCAGGAAGGCTACGACCATTCGTATTTCTTCATATCCACCTTCATGGCCGATCACATCGCCTGGCATGCCAAAAGGCTTGTCGCGGAAGAGCGGTGA
- a CDS encoding AraC family transcriptional regulator has product MAADTGISVRPLWTRCVAQELKSGGANADAALAEAGLEWRQLDRTDGWIPFVRHAELLEIASRELKNDHYGLTLAQRVDVRDGDILAYLGVASDTIETALRNMARYSRIVSEAFQADLELEGGSGMLKFAPQQPSFTEYRQAAEFRLGLVTMACRHFTGQRVLPNTVHFIHERHGGFEEFAKFFGCPVKFGQELEQIAFSRKALTTPIISADHRLLAILRNYAEEILRSRPQPRPDFTDQLERRLTELLANGEARVKVVAEEFGMSERTLVRRLAQQNTSFADIVDRLRHDLARKYLGDENLSLTQIAFLLGYSSQSAFSAACRRWTGKTPRELRTA; this is encoded by the coding sequence ATGGCAGCAGATACCGGTATTTCGGTCAGGCCATTGTGGACACGCTGCGTAGCCCAGGAGCTCAAGAGCGGGGGCGCGAACGCTGATGCTGCCCTTGCCGAAGCCGGCCTCGAATGGCGGCAACTCGACAGGACCGACGGCTGGATCCCGTTTGTGCGACATGCTGAACTTCTCGAAATTGCTTCCCGCGAACTCAAGAACGACCATTATGGGCTGACGCTGGCGCAGCGGGTCGATGTGCGGGATGGAGACATACTGGCCTATTTGGGTGTGGCCTCCGACACGATTGAGACGGCCCTGCGGAATATGGCTCGCTACTCCAGGATTGTCTCGGAGGCGTTCCAGGCCGATCTGGAGTTGGAAGGCGGCTCAGGCATGCTCAAATTCGCTCCTCAGCAGCCATCGTTCACAGAATATCGTCAGGCTGCTGAATTCAGGCTCGGTCTGGTCACAATGGCCTGCCGGCATTTCACGGGCCAGCGCGTCTTGCCGAATACCGTTCATTTCATTCACGAGCGTCACGGAGGCTTCGAAGAATTCGCCAAATTCTTCGGATGTCCGGTGAAGTTCGGCCAGGAACTTGAGCAGATAGCCTTCAGCAGGAAGGCGCTCACAACCCCCATTATATCGGCTGATCACAGGCTGCTCGCGATACTTCGCAACTATGCAGAGGAGATTCTCCGGAGCAGGCCACAGCCGCGGCCCGATTTCACTGACCAGCTCGAACGGAGATTGACCGAACTCCTTGCCAATGGTGAAGCGCGAGTCAAGGTCGTTGCGGAGGAATTTGGCATGAGCGAGCGCACCCTGGTCCGCCGACTTGCCCAGCAAAACACCTCCTTCGCGGACATCGTCGACCGTCTACGCCATGATCTGGCCCGCAAATATCTAGGCGACGAGAATCTCAGCCTCACGCAAATAGCGTTTCTCCTGGGGTATTCGAGCCAAAGCGCCTTCAGCGCCGCCTGCCGGCGCTGGACGGGAAAGACACCACGCGAGCTCAGAACCGCATAG
- a CDS encoding FAD-dependent monooxygenase, with amino-acid sequence MAGSAVAERTPKRAVVVGGSIGGLFAGLFLRQIGWDVSIHERASERLGSRGAGIATHNELHDALAMAAGRSEAIGVAVSGRVVIARSGDVVCEAERPQVMMSWDRIWQRLRTSADELYRHGSALAAVEQRDQQVVARFANGNEVVADLLVAADGIHSTVRRQLLPKIEPRYAGYVAWRGLVDEVNLSHQARERLLDKFGFCLPAGEQMLGYPVDGGPGFDGRAGRRYNWVWYRPADSGRDLPRLLKGSDGRQYSGAIPPDRLHPGILDEMRADAARLLAPVFAEVVRNARQPLLQPIVDLETTDMVVGRVAFVGDAAFVARPHPAMGVTKAAGDARALADILAFGVDIDSALAAYGAQRSAYGKRIVRRGRHLGAYMEAQLLTDEEREMAERSRKPETVMNENATMAGLESW; translated from the coding sequence TTGGCGGGATCAGCTGTCGCTGAGCGCACACCAAAACGCGCCGTGGTCGTTGGTGGATCGATCGGCGGCTTGTTCGCCGGCCTGTTTCTGCGCCAAATCGGTTGGGATGTGTCGATTCATGAACGCGCCAGTGAGCGGCTCGGCTCGCGCGGCGCCGGCATCGCGACCCACAACGAACTTCACGATGCGCTCGCGATGGCGGCGGGGCGGAGCGAAGCAATCGGCGTCGCTGTCAGCGGCCGCGTTGTCATCGCGCGGAGCGGAGACGTGGTTTGCGAGGCCGAGCGCCCGCAAGTGATGATGTCCTGGGATCGGATCTGGCAGCGGCTGCGGACCTCTGCCGATGAGCTTTACCGTCATGGCAGCGCGCTTGCCGCCGTCGAGCAACGTGATCAGCAAGTGGTAGCGCGTTTTGCCAACGGGAACGAGGTCGTTGCCGATCTCCTTGTTGCCGCTGATGGCATTCATTCGACGGTTCGGCGGCAACTGCTTCCCAAGATCGAGCCGCGCTATGCCGGGTATGTCGCATGGCGCGGCCTCGTCGACGAAGTCAACCTGTCACATCAAGCCCGCGAACGGCTCCTTGATAAGTTCGGATTTTGCCTGCCCGCCGGTGAGCAAATGCTTGGTTATCCGGTCGACGGCGGCCCCGGCTTCGATGGTCGCGCCGGCCGCCGCTACAATTGGGTATGGTACCGGCCCGCCGATTCTGGTCGCGATCTGCCACGTCTGCTCAAGGGCTCGGACGGTCGCCAGTATTCGGGCGCCATCCCGCCGGATCGCTTGCATCCCGGCATTCTTGACGAAATGCGCGCCGACGCGGCACGATTGCTGGCGCCGGTATTTGCCGAGGTGGTGCGCAATGCCCGCCAGCCATTGCTGCAGCCAATCGTTGATCTTGAAACTACCGACATGGTGGTAGGGCGTGTCGCATTCGTCGGAGACGCGGCGTTTGTTGCACGGCCGCATCCTGCCATGGGAGTGACCAAGGCGGCGGGCGATGCCAGGGCGCTTGCCGACATTCTGGCGTTTGGGGTCGATATCGACTCGGCGCTTGCGGCGTATGGCGCGCAGCGGTCGGCCTATGGTAAGCGTATCGTCCGCCGCGGGCGGCATCTTGGCGCCTACATGGAAGCGCAGCTCCTCACCGATGAGGAGCGCGAGATGGCGGAACGCTCCCGCAAGCCGGAGACTGTAATGAACGAGAATGCGACGATGGCCGGATTGGAGAGTTGGTGA
- a CDS encoding gamma-glutamylcyclotransferase produces the protein MKTMSLTPEHIARIHRAVPDGGVPHGMELHSDADYAHWVDLILRTRPEPAAPVRLFAFGSLIWKPEFDHIGEMPAVARGRHRAFCLRLLRSRGTPEAPGLMMALDRGGRCSGILYDLPSVDIEGQLHRLFRREFTHKPINNTPRWITVDTAAGPVPALTFVMNRASPFYAGRLPLETVADVLAHACGHWGTGAEYLLNTVSHLEAKGIHDRNLWRLQRLVAMRIEKMGI, from the coding sequence ATGAAAACGATGTCTCTGACGCCCGAGCATATTGCGCGCATCCATCGCGCCGTGCCGGACGGCGGCGTGCCGCATGGAATGGAGCTCCACAGCGACGCCGACTATGCGCATTGGGTCGATCTCATTCTTCGTACGCGGCCTGAACCTGCCGCGCCCGTGCGGCTCTTTGCCTTCGGATCCTTGATATGGAAACCCGAATTCGACCATATCGGTGAAATGCCCGCGGTCGCGCGCGGGCGACACCGCGCCTTCTGCCTGCGCCTGCTGCGTTCCCGCGGCACGCCGGAGGCGCCCGGGCTCATGATGGCGCTCGATCGTGGCGGGCGCTGTTCCGGTATCCTCTATGATCTGCCTTCCGTCGATATCGAGGGCCAGCTCCACCGTCTGTTTCGTCGCGAGTTCACCCACAAGCCGATCAACAACACGCCGCGCTGGATCACGGTCGACACGGCGGCGGGCCCCGTCCCGGCGCTGACCTTTGTCATGAACCGCGCCTCGCCGTTCTATGCCGGACGTCTGCCGCTCGAAACGGTTGCGGATGTGCTCGCGCATGCCTGCGGCCATTGGGGCACCGGCGCCGAGTATCTCCTCAACACGGTCTCCCATCTCGAGGCGAAAGGCATCCACGATCGCAATCTCTGGCGGCTGCAGCGTCTCGTCGCCATGCGGATCGAAAAGATGGGCATATAG
- a CDS encoding gamma-glutamylcyclotransferase family protein has protein sequence MPTCLYFAYGSNMMTARLKARCPSAIPVGVAFAEDHRLTFWKKGRDGSGKGHLASSPGMSQPGVLFTLAVDDLIALDEFEGVGNGYRRADDFIVRRRDTNEIMRAKTYLATALDPALEPYDWYLALVLAGAREHGFDAGIVRQLAGTACRQDPEPARATRHEAIGLFTAAGTTITSVLAPAS, from the coding sequence ATGCCGACATGTCTCTATTTCGCCTATGGTTCCAACATGATGACCGCACGGCTCAAGGCGCGCTGCCCGAGCGCCATTCCGGTGGGCGTCGCCTTCGCGGAAGATCACCGGCTGACCTTCTGGAAGAAGGGGCGGGACGGATCGGGCAAGGGCCATCTGGCGTCCTCTCCCGGGATGTCGCAGCCGGGCGTCCTGTTCACCCTCGCCGTGGATGATCTCATCGCGCTCGACGAATTCGAGGGCGTCGGCAATGGCTATCGCCGCGCCGACGATTTCATCGTCCGGCGCAGGGACACCAACGAGATCATGCGCGCCAAGACCTATCTCGCCACCGCGCTCGACCCGGCGCTCGAGCCCTATGACTGGTATCTGGCCCTGGTCTTAGCCGGTGCCCGCGAGCATGGCTTCGACGCCGGGATTGTACGGCAGCTCGCCGGCACGGCCTGCCGGCAAGATCCGGAGCCTGCCCGCGCGACGCGGCACGAGGCGATCGGCCTGTTCACGGCCGCGGGTACGACCATCACCTCCGTGCTGGCTCCCGCGAGTTAG
- a CDS encoding ABC transporter substrate-binding protein, whose translation MRFRALSLALGLAGVTALAGTAAADRITVKDSRGHEIALERPVGKVAIFPLPIPEALIALDGGTERLLAINPRAQVALMKGVIGQLFPEIANIRTDLVAPNFIPNVEEILKAEPDVVLQWQAKGDERVAPMENAGIKVATVSTESRETRRGYIAMLGQILGKEERARAFLDWEDKTVADIAATLKAAGRPKPRIVFIDSMNGNEFVVFGREEAYFTASGLINAATEAGFTEGSVKVGAESLLDWKPDIVFVNYYNDSIKPEDIFAHPVLAGLDAVKQGRVYKTPAIDPATAAGGEIAYQWFAEIAYPDLFSAEMRATVSDGFKLLYGKELSAAQIDQLLQMDWNGKSAGYAETFGAIR comes from the coding sequence ATGAGATTTCGGGCACTTTCATTGGCGCTGGGCCTGGCCGGTGTGACCGCTTTGGCCGGCACGGCGGCCGCCGACCGCATTACCGTCAAGGATTCGCGTGGCCACGAGATCGCCCTCGAGCGGCCTGTCGGCAAAGTCGCCATCTTCCCCTTGCCGATCCCGGAGGCGCTGATCGCCCTCGACGGCGGCACGGAGCGTCTGCTCGCCATCAATCCGCGCGCCCAGGTGGCGCTGATGAAGGGCGTCATTGGTCAGCTGTTTCCCGAGATCGCCAATATCCGCACCGATCTCGTCGCGCCGAATTTCATTCCCAATGTCGAGGAGATCCTGAAGGCTGAGCCCGATGTGGTGCTGCAATGGCAGGCCAAGGGCGACGAGCGCGTGGCGCCGATGGAGAATGCCGGCATCAAGGTGGCGACGGTGAGCACCGAATCGCGCGAGACGCGGCGCGGCTATATCGCCATGCTGGGCCAGATCCTCGGCAAGGAGGAGCGAGCCCGGGCCTTTCTCGACTGGGAAGACAAGACCGTCGCCGACATCGCCGCCACGCTCAAGGCCGCCGGCCGGCCCAAGCCGCGCATCGTCTTCATCGACAGCATGAACGGCAACGAATTCGTCGTCTTCGGCCGCGAGGAAGCCTATTTCACGGCATCGGGCCTCATCAACGCCGCGACCGAGGCCGGCTTCACCGAAGGCTCCGTCAAGGTCGGCGCGGAATCGCTGCTCGACTGGAAGCCCGACATCGTCTTCGTCAACTATTACAACGACAGCATCAAGCCTGAGGACATCTTCGCACATCCGGTACTCGCCGGTCTCGATGCGGTCAAGCAGGGCAGGGTCTACAAGACGCCAGCGATCGATCCGGCGACGGCGGCGGGCGGCGAGATCGCCTATCAATGGTTCGCCGAGATCGCCTATCCGGACCTCTTCTCCGCCGAAATGCGCGCTACCGTGTCGGATGGCTTCAAGCTGCTCTACGGCAAGGAGCTCAGCGCGGCGCAGATCGACCAGCTTTTGCAGATGGACTGGAACGGCAAGAGCGCCGGTTATGCCGAAACATTCGGCGCAATCCGGTGA